One window from the genome of Ignavibacteria bacterium encodes:
- the rplD gene encoding 50S ribosomal protein L4 has translation MLVDVYKTDGTVSGQVELNDGVFSVEPNHHVLYLASKVYLANQRQGTHKSKERGEIRGGGKKPWRQKGRGGARAGTTRSPLWVGGGRIFGPKPRDYRLKVPRKVAMLAKRSALSLKNSEERLVVVENFTYEAPRTKDFVSLLQALKLDGKKVLVLTSEHNENVYKSGRNIERVKVLSVNSVSTYDILNSQVLLLQSGAVEYFNNTYSKEKAAAE, from the coding sequence ATGTTAGTCGATGTTTATAAAACAGACGGTACAGTCTCCGGACAGGTAGAATTGAATGATGGAGTTTTCTCGGTAGAACCCAATCATCATGTACTCTACCTCGCTTCCAAGGTGTATCTTGCCAATCAAAGACAAGGTACTCATAAAAGCAAAGAAAGAGGCGAAATTAGAGGCGGCGGCAAGAAGCCTTGGAGACAAAAAGGAAGAGGCGGAGCGCGTGCCGGTACAACCAGATCACCATTGTGGGTGGGTGGCGGAAGAATCTTCGGTCCAAAACCAAGAGACTACCGGTTAAAAGTACCGCGCAAAGTTGCGATGCTCGCAAAGAGATCTGCTCTTTCGCTCAAGAATTCTGAAGAAAGATTGGTTGTTGTAGAAAACTTCACATATGAAGCACCCAGAACTAAAGACTTTGTTTCTTTGCTCCAGGCTTTAAAGCTTGATGGTAAAAAGGTTCTTGTTCTTACTTCTGAACACAATGAGAATGTTTACAAATCAGGTAGAAATATCGAGAGAGTAAAAGTTCTAAGTGTAAACAGTGTTTCTACATACGACATATTGAATAGCCAGGTATTGCTCCTTCAGTCAGGAGCGGTAGAATATTTTAACAATACTTATTCTAAAGAAAAGGCAGCGGCTGAGTAG
- the rplC gene encoding 50S ribosomal protein L3, with protein MLGILGKKIGMSAIFDDNGNRIPVTIIEAGPCTVTDVKSVESNGYNAIQLGFGQVKEKNLTKPVLGHFKKNNLEPVRHLREFRVDSVAEYKVGDSIDLGIFTVGEKIKVSGKSKGKGFQGVMRRHGFGGVGGTTHGQSDRLRAPGSIGASSYPSRVFPGQRMAGRMGNDNVSVRNLQVIRIIAEKNIILVKGAVPGAINSIVELYKK; from the coding sequence ATGTTAGGAATACTTGGTAAAAAAATTGGAATGTCTGCTATATTTGACGATAATGGCAACAGAATACCTGTGACCATCATCGAGGCAGGCCCCTGCACCGTAACTGATGTAAAAAGTGTTGAAAGCAACGGCTACAACGCTATTCAGTTAGGCTTTGGTCAGGTTAAAGAGAAAAATTTGACCAAACCGGTCTTAGGTCACTTCAAAAAGAACAACCTTGAGCCGGTGCGTCATCTCAGAGAATTCCGCGTAGATTCCGTGGCAGAGTATAAAGTGGGTGACAGCATTGATCTCGGTATCTTTACTGTTGGAGAGAAAATAAAAGTCTCCGGCAAAAGTAAAGGTAAAGGATTTCAGGGCGTTATGAGAAGGCACGGTTTCGGTGGAGTCGGCGGAACGACACACGGTCAGTCTGACAGGTTAAGAGCACCCGGTTCTATTGGTGCATCATCTTATCCATCCAGGGTTTTCCCGGGTCAGAGAATGGCAGGAAGAATGGGAAATGATAATGTCTCAGTAAGAAATCTTCAGGTCATAAGAATCATTGCAGAGAAAAACATAATTTTAGTTAAGGGCGCTGTTCCGGGTGCCATAAATTCAATTGTAGAGTTATACAAAAAATAG
- the rpsJ gene encoding 30S ribosomal protein S10: MAGKKIRIKLKSYDHILIDKSTEKIIKTVKSTGASVSGPIPLPTRKTIYTVLRSPHVDKKSREQFETRTHKRIIDIHNSSAKTIDSLGKLDIPAGVDIEIKL; encoded by the coding sequence GTGGCCGGTAAGAAAATTAGAATTAAGTTAAAATCGTACGATCATATACTTATAGATAAATCGACCGAAAAAATAATTAAAACAGTTAAAAGTACGGGAGCTTCGGTTTCCGGTCCGATACCGTTGCCTACCCGTAAAACGATATACACGGTATTACGATCACCTCATGTCGACAAAAAATCGCGTGAACAATTTGAGACCCGTACACACAAAAGAATTATAGATATCCATAATTCTAGCGCTAAAACAATCGATTCTTTAGGTAAACTAGATATCCCTGCCGGAGTTGACATAGAGATTAAACTCTAA
- the tuf gene encoding elongation factor Tu encodes MAKEKFDRSKPHVNIGTIGHVDHGKTTLTAAITMALANKGLSQVRTFDSIDNAPEEKARGITIATAHVEYSTENRHYAHVDCPGHADYVKNMITGAAQMDGAILVVAATDGPMPQTREHILLARQVGVPRIVVFLNKVDMMEDEELLELVEMELRELLQKNEFDGDNTPIVRGSALQALEAGASNAPTDDERYNCIWNLMAAVDEWILLPERSVDKPFLMPVEDVFSITGRGTVATGRVERGEIELGKEIELVGLGQHKKTVITGIEMFRKELDKAQAGDNAGILMRGVGKDEIERGMVLAKPGSITPHTEFECQVYVLSKEEGGRHKPFSNGYRPQFYFRTTDVTGVVTLENADDIVMPGDNRSMRVKLISEIAMEEGLRFAIREGGRTVGAGTVTKIIE; translated from the coding sequence ATGGCCAAAGAAAAATTTGACAGGTCTAAACCGCATGTCAACATTGGAACCATCGGTCATGTTGACCACGGAAAAACAACTTTGACAGCCGCCATTACGATGGCATTAGCAAACAAAGGCTTGTCGCAGGTTAGAACATTCGATTCTATCGACAACGCCCCGGAAGAAAAAGCAAGAGGTATAACAATCGCTACTGCGCATGTTGAGTACTCGACAGAGAACAGACACTATGCGCATGTTGACTGCCCTGGTCACGCGGATTATGTAAAGAACATGATCACCGGTGCTGCTCAGATGGACGGTGCTATCCTCGTAGTTGCTGCAACTGACGGACCGATGCCACAGACCAGAGAGCACATCCTTCTCGCAAGACAAGTAGGTGTTCCCCGTATCGTAGTGTTCCTCAATAAAGTTGACATGATGGAAGATGAAGAACTTCTCGAGCTCGTTGAAATGGAACTTAGAGAACTTCTCCAGAAGAATGAATTTGATGGTGACAACACACCTATCGTTAGAGGATCAGCTCTCCAGGCTCTCGAAGCCGGCGCAAGCAACGCTCCAACAGATGATGAAAGATACAACTGTATCTGGAATTTGATGGCAGCAGTTGACGAGTGGATTCTTCTCCCTGAAAGAAGTGTTGACAAACCATTCCTTATGCCGGTAGAGGATGTTTTCTCGATCACAGGTCGTGGAACAGTTGCTACAGGTAGAGTTGAAAGAGGCGAAATCGAGCTTGGAAAAGAAATCGAACTCGTAGGCCTTGGCCAGCACAAGAAAACCGTTATCACCGGTATCGAGATGTTCAGAAAAGAACTTGATAAAGCTCAGGCTGGTGACAATGCCGGTATCCTTATGCGCGGTGTTGGTAAAGATGAAATCGAGAGAGGTATGGTACTTGCCAAACCAGGATCGATCACTCCTCACACCGAATTCGAGTGCCAGGTTTATGTACTTTCGAAAGAAGAAGGTGGCCGTCACAAACCATTCTCGAATGGCTACAGACCACAGTTCTATTTCAGAACAACAGATGTTACCGGCGTTGTAACACTTGAAAACGCTGACGACATCGTAATGCCTGGTGACAACAGGTCAATGAGAGTTAAACTGATCTCCGAGATCGCTATGGAAGAAGGACTCAGATTCGCTATCCGTGAGGGTGGAAGAACTGTGGGTGCCGGAACCGTAACCAAGATCATCGAGTAA
- the fusA gene encoding elongation factor G, with amino-acid sequence MSKKTPIDRVRNIGIMAHIDAGKTTTTERILYYTGRLHRIGEVHDGAATMDWMEQEKERGITITSAATTCLWNDHQINIIDTPGHVDFTVEVERSLRVLDGAIALFCAVGGVEPQSETVWRQADKYGVPRIAFINKMDRIGADFYNALEMIRERLGANAIPLALPIGAGDIFAGVIDLIEFKAIMYHDDSLGKEFDIIEIPKDLTELAQKYRTEMLEAVSDVDDTLLVKYLDGEEISAAEIRTVLRKATIENVIIPVLCGASFKNKGIQMLLDSVIDFLPSPIDAAKIEAHHIGINDQVTRNVTEDEKFTALAFKIMNDPYVGKLTFFRVYTGKLEAGSYVYNSVSGKKERISRLLQMHANHREEITQVRAGDIGAAVGLKFTRTGDTLCSEDDPVVLERMVFPEPVIQIAIEPKTKADQDRLSESLSKLADEDPTFRVHVDEETGQTIIAGMGELHLEIIVDRLRREFKVDANVGKPQVAYRETITESVEAEGKFVKQSGGRGKFGHVWLEVSPNEPGKGFEFINGIVGGVVPKEYIPAVSAGVQEAMRNGVVAGYPMVDIKVRLFDGSYHDVDSDEISFKVAGSMGFQIAAKKAKPVILEPIVAVEVVSPEEYLGDVMGDLNSRRGRIEGFSARKDAQVIKAKVPLSEMFGYATVLRSMTQGRAIYTMQFSHYSDVPKSIAEEISEKSSGRRSASTV; translated from the coding sequence ATGAGCAAAAAGACACCTATAGATAGAGTTCGTAATATCGGGATCATGGCACACATTGATGCCGGTAAGACGACAACGACTGAAAGGATACTGTATTATACAGGCCGTTTGCACCGGATCGGCGAAGTACATGATGGTGCTGCGACTATGGACTGGATGGAACAGGAAAAGGAAAGAGGCATTACCATTACAAGTGCTGCAACCACATGTTTATGGAATGACCACCAAATAAATATTATTGATACTCCCGGGCATGTCGACTTCACAGTTGAAGTTGAGAGATCGCTCAGAGTACTGGATGGAGCAATAGCTCTGTTTTGTGCGGTAGGCGGAGTTGAACCACAGTCTGAGACTGTGTGGAGACAAGCCGATAAATATGGTGTTCCAAGAATTGCATTCATCAACAAGATGGACAGAATTGGCGCCGACTTTTATAACGCACTCGAAATGATTCGTGAACGGCTCGGAGCAAATGCCATTCCTTTGGCTTTGCCTATCGGTGCCGGAGATATCTTCGCAGGGGTAATTGATCTTATTGAATTCAAAGCCATCATGTATCATGATGATTCTCTTGGAAAAGAATTCGATATCATCGAGATTCCAAAAGACCTTACTGAGCTTGCACAGAAATACAGAACCGAGATGCTTGAAGCTGTCTCTGATGTCGATGATACCCTTCTGGTTAAATACCTGGATGGAGAAGAGATATCAGCCGCTGAAATAAGAACGGTTCTCAGAAAAGCTACAATTGAAAATGTTATTATACCGGTATTGTGCGGTGCCTCCTTCAAGAATAAAGGCATTCAGATGCTTCTTGATTCGGTAATCGACTTCCTGCCTTCTCCAATAGATGCAGCCAAGATTGAAGCCCACCACATCGGAATTAATGACCAGGTAACAAGAAATGTTACCGAAGATGAGAAGTTTACAGCGCTTGCATTTAAGATCATGAACGATCCTTATGTAGGAAAGCTGACCTTCTTCAGAGTTTATACAGGTAAACTTGAAGCCGGATCGTATGTTTACAACTCCGTATCCGGGAAGAAAGAAAGAATCAGCCGTTTGTTGCAGATGCATGCCAACCACCGTGAGGAAATTACACAGGTAAGGGCCGGCGACATTGGAGCAGCAGTAGGGCTTAAGTTTACAAGAACAGGTGATACCCTTTGTAGTGAAGACGATCCTGTGGTTCTTGAAAGAATGGTGTTTCCTGAACCTGTAATTCAGATTGCCATTGAGCCCAAAACTAAAGCTGATCAGGATAGACTTTCTGAATCTCTTTCAAAACTTGCTGATGAAGATCCGACATTCAGAGTCCATGTTGACGAAGAAACAGGACAGACCATCATCGCGGGCATGGGTGAGCTCCATTTGGAGATCATCGTTGACCGTCTGAGAAGAGAATTCAAAGTTGACGCAAATGTAGGCAAGCCACAAGTGGCTTACAGAGAGACAATTACTGAAAGTGTTGAAGCTGAAGGTAAATTTGTTAAACAGTCCGGTGGTAGAGGTAAATTCGGTCATGTATGGCTTGAAGTCAGCCCCAACGAACCCGGAAAAGGTTTCGAATTTATCAACGGTATCGTCGGTGGAGTTGTTCCTAAAGAGTATATACCTGCTGTATCAGCCGGTGTTCAGGAAGCAATGCGTAATGGTGTTGTAGCCGGATATCCAATGGTAGATATAAAAGTAAGACTTTTTGACGGCTCATATCACGATGTCGATTCCGATGAAATATCATTCAAGGTAGCCGGTTCAATGGGCTTCCAGATTGCAGCTAAAAAAGCCAAACCTGTTATATTGGAGCCAATAGTAGCGGTTGAAGTGGTTTCTCCGGAAGAATATCTCGGAGATGTCATGGGCGATCTGAACTCGAGAAGGGGAAGAATCGAAGGATTCTCAGCCAGAAAAGATGCTCAGGTGATCAAGGCTAAAGTTCCTCTTTCGGAAATGTTCGGCTATGCAACTGTTCTCAGGTCGATGACCCAGGGACGCGCAATATACACTATGCAGTTCTCGCACTATTCTGATGTGCCTAAATCAATTGCTGAAGAGATATCGGAAAAATCTTCCGGTAGAAGATCAGCTTCAACTGTCTGA
- the rpsG gene encoding 30S ribosomal protein S7 translates to MRKKRAPKRYIKPDPRFGDHSLAKFINAIMEDGHKETARTLVYDAFTIVEEKTSKPGIEIFKKAIQNCQPVIEVRSRRVGGATYQVPMEVRPERRMALAIRWIKKYATDRKDKSMATKLANEFIDASNNQGNAIKKKDDTHRMAEANKAFAHFKW, encoded by the coding sequence ATGAGAAAAAAGAGAGCACCAAAAAGATATATAAAACCAGATCCAAGATTCGGTGATCATTCGCTGGCTAAATTCATAAATGCAATTATGGAAGATGGTCATAAAGAAACCGCAAGAACTCTGGTATATGATGCTTTTACAATAGTTGAAGAAAAAACTTCGAAACCGGGAATTGAAATCTTCAAAAAGGCAATTCAAAATTGCCAGCCCGTAATTGAAGTGCGCAGCCGCAGAGTCGGTGGAGCTACCTATCAGGTTCCGATGGAAGTCCGCCCTGAAAGAAGAATGGCTCTTGCTATCAGATGGATAAAAAAATATGCAACTGACAGAAAAGACAAATCGATGGCAACAAAGCTCGCAAACGAGTTTATTGATGCTTCGAACAATCAGGGCAACGCAATAAAGAAAAAAGATGATACCCACAGAATGGCCGAAGCCAACAAGGCTTTTGCTCACTTCAAGTGGTAG
- a CDS encoding 30S ribosomal protein S12: MPTINQLVRKGRKIVLSKNKAPALSACPQKRGVCTRVYTTTPKKPNSALRKVARVRLTNHIEVTAYIPGEGHNLQEHSIVLIRGGRVKDLPGVRYHIIRGTLDSNGVSDRKQGRSKYGAKRPKQQKGK, translated from the coding sequence TTGCCTACAATCAATCAGTTGGTGAGGAAAGGTCGTAAGATCGTGCTTTCAAAAAATAAAGCACCGGCCCTTTCTGCCTGTCCTCAAAAAAGAGGGGTTTGCACCAGAGTTTACACAACAACTCCGAAGAAACCAAACTCGGCATTACGCAAAGTTGCGAGAGTTAGATTAACTAACCACATAGAAGTCACAGCCTATATACCCGGCGAAGGCCACAATTTGCAAGAGCACTCGATCGTTTTGATCAGGGGCGGCAGGGTTAAAGACCTTCCCGGTGTCAGGTATCACATCATTAGAGGAACGCTCGATTCCAATGGTGTATCTGACAGAAAACAGGGAAGATCCAAGTACGGAGCCAAGAGGCCCAAACAACAAAAAGGCAAGTAA